In Phalacrocorax aristotelis chromosome 6, bGulAri2.1, whole genome shotgun sequence, one DNA window encodes the following:
- the LOC142059053 gene encoding biotin-dependent 3-methylcrotonyl-coenzyme A carboxylase beta1 subunit-like isoform X4: protein MWNTVTLCSLGRLPPKAASLLLPRLQTLNCVFERNYKDLCHGKQPTRILQNQGLKRTRDVLPCRLVSNKAKYRRYAKTYPVLDGRILSVYRHVFEENLRNSEAVIKRYSELLEMVSKGGGEDAILRHTQRNKKLFVRERLKLLLDDESFLELSPLAGLDMPYGDVPAAGCLTGIGKICGVWCVFTANDATVKGGTIYPIGVKKQLRAQEIAMQNRLLSVYLVDSGGAFLPLQSELFPDKSHGGRVFYNEAIMSAMRIPQVAVVCGSCVAGGAYVPTMTEEVVMIDKISTLFLAGPPLVKAATGECVSPEDLGGAKLHSKVSGCSDHFASSEKEAYECVRNIISTLNYDPLPEEVMEHDSPLYSSEELLGLAPQDYRCTLPVKLILSRLMDGSRFQEFKANYGTTLVTGFGHVEGHLVGIVASNGELSHDASLKGSHFVQLCSQRSVPILFFQNTAPHTAEPTSISQAEAHSNRLKAQASMMAAVACAAVPKITIVIGGCYGSESYVMCGRSFSPNFLFLWPNARVALVDSRHFCTVPQAGDNDCTADESELKRLKEKLEAESSAFYSSARLWDDGVILPQNTRKVLNIFCGVYGNFDNGRATRSIFLY from the exons ATGTGGAACACTGTCACCCTGTGCTCCCTTGGCAGACTGCCCCCCAAGGCCGCATCTCTGCTGCTTCCAAGGTTACAAACTTTAAATTGCGTGTTCGAAAGAAACTATAAGGACTTGTGTCATGGTAAACAACCCACACGCATACTGCAGAATCAGGGGTTGAAAAGGACACGCGATGTGCTTCCCTGCCGTTTAGTGAGtaataaagcaaaatacagaCGGTATGCAAAAACTTACCCTGTTTTAGATGGACGTATCCTGTCCGTGTATCGACATGTGTTTGAAGAAAATCTAAGGAACAGTGAGGCTGTTATTAAAAG gtaTTCAGAGTTGCTAGAGATGGTCAGtaaaggagggggagaagatGCCATCTTGCGTCATACTCAGAGAAACAAGAAGCTGTTTGTTCGTGAACGCCTGAAGTTGCTACTTGATGATGAGTCTTTTCTTGAGCTGTCTCCACTGGCAGGCCTCGATATGCCGTATGGTGATGTCCCTGCTGCTGGGTGCCTTACTG GAATTGGCAAAATCTGTGGGGTCTGGTGTGTCTTCACTGCAAATGATGCAACTGTGAAAGGAGGAACTATTTATCCAATTGGAGTCAAGAAACAGTTAAGAGCTCAAGAAATAGCCATGCAGAACCGACTGTTATCTGTGTACCTTGTTGACAGCGGGGGAGCATTCCTGCCACTGCAG TCAGAGCTGTTTCCTGACAAGTCACACGGTGGCAGAGTTTTCTACAATGAAGCAATAATGTCTGCCATGAGAATCCCTCAG GTGGCAGTGGTGTGCGGCTCCTGTGTCGCTGGAGGTGCTTATGTTCCAACCATGACAGAAGAAGTTGTAATGATAGATAAAATCAGTACACTGTTCCTTGCTGGCCCACCTCTGGTAAAAGCTGCTACAGGAGAATGTGTCTCTCCTGAGGACCTAGGAGGAGCTAAACTTCACTCTAA AGTCAGTGGTTGTAGTGACCATTTTGCATCTTCAGAAAAGGAAGCCTATGAATGCGTTCGAAATATTATCTCTACATTGAATTATGATCCACTGCCAGAGGAGGTCATGGAGCATGACAGTCCTCTGTATAGTTCTGAAGAGCTCTTGGGACTGGCACCACAAGATTATAGGTGTACTCTTCCTGTAAAATTG attcTGAGCCGTCTGATGGATGGAAGCAGATTCCAGGAATTCAAGGCTAATTATGGAACAACATTAGTAACAGGATTTGGCCATGTGGAAGG GCACTTGGTGGGGATAGTGGCTAGCAATGGGGAGCTGTCTCATGATGCTTCTCTCAAGGGTAGCCATTTTGTACAGCTATGCAGTCAGCGGAGTGTTCCCATCCtctttttccaaaacactgcTCCACATACAGCAGAGCCAACAAGCATCTCACAG GCAGAGGCTCACTCCAACAGATTAAAAGCCCAGGCCTCCATGATGGCTGCTGTTGCTTGTGCTGCTGTTCCCAAAATAACCATTGTAATCGGTGGCTGTTACGGGAGTGAAAGTTATGTTATG tgtGGGAGATCATTCAGTCCAAACTTCCTGTTCTTGTGGCCTAATGCAAGAGTTGCTCTTGTGGATTCAAGACATTTCTGCACAGTCCCACAAGCTGGGGACAATGACTGTACAGCAGATGAATCAGAGCTAAAACGTCTGAAAGAAAA GCTAGAGGCAGAAAGCAGTGCATTTTACTCCTCTGCCAGACTCTGGGATGATGGTGTAATTCTACCTCAAAATACTAGAAAG gtgttaaatattttctgtggagTTTATGGGAACTTTGATAATGGAAGAGCAACGAGAAGTATTTTCTTGTACTAG
- the LOC142059053 gene encoding biotin-dependent 3-methylcrotonyl-coenzyme A carboxylase beta1 subunit-like isoform X2 gives MPRRPGQARSRCLLRPRSPAGPGALPPPEGLPCPVLRVMWNTVTLCSLGRLPPKAASLLLPRLQTLNCVFERNYKDLCHGKQPTRILQNQGLKRTRDVLPCRLVSNKAKYRRYAKTYPVLDGRILSVYRHVFEENLRNSEAVIKRYSELLEMVSKGGGEDAILRHTQRNKKLFVRERLKLLLDDESFLELSPLAGLDMPYGDVPAAGCLTGIGKICGVWCVFTANDATVKGGTIYPIGVKKQLRAQEIAMQNRLLSVYLVDSGGAFLPLQSELFPDKSHGGRVFYNEAIMSAMRIPQVAVVCGSCVAGGAYVPTMTEEVVMIDKISTLFLAGPPLVKAATGECVSPEDLGGAKLHSKVSGCSDHFASSEKEAYECVRNIISTLNYDPLPEEVMEHDSPLYSSEELLGLAPQDYRCTLPVKLILSRLMDGSRFQEFKANYGTTLVTGFGHVEGHLVGIVASNGELSHDASLKGSHFVQLCSQRSVPILFFQNTAPHTAEPTSISQAEAHSNRLKAQASMMAAVACAAVPKITIVIGGCYGSESYVMCGRSFSPNFLFLWPNARVALVDSRHFCTVPQAGDNDCTADESELKRLKEKLEAESSAFYSSARLWDDGVILPQNTRKVLNIFCGVYGNFDNGRATRSIFLY, from the exons ATGCCTCGCAGGCCCGGCCAGGCCCGCTCCCGGTGTCTGCTGCGTCCCCGCAGCCCCGCGGGTCCCGGGGCGTTGCCGCCGCCCGAGGGGCTCCCCTGCCCGG ttCTTAGGGTCATGTGGAACACTGTCACCCTGTGCTCCCTTGGCAGACTGCCCCCCAAGGCCGCATCTCTGCTGCTTCCAAGGTTACAAACTTTAAATTGCGTGTTCGAAAGAAACTATAAGGACTTGTGTCATGGTAAACAACCCACACGCATACTGCAGAATCAGGGGTTGAAAAGGACACGCGATGTGCTTCCCTGCCGTTTAGTGAGtaataaagcaaaatacagaCGGTATGCAAAAACTTACCCTGTTTTAGATGGACGTATCCTGTCCGTGTATCGACATGTGTTTGAAGAAAATCTAAGGAACAGTGAGGCTGTTATTAAAAG gtaTTCAGAGTTGCTAGAGATGGTCAGtaaaggagggggagaagatGCCATCTTGCGTCATACTCAGAGAAACAAGAAGCTGTTTGTTCGTGAACGCCTGAAGTTGCTACTTGATGATGAGTCTTTTCTTGAGCTGTCTCCACTGGCAGGCCTCGATATGCCGTATGGTGATGTCCCTGCTGCTGGGTGCCTTACTG GAATTGGCAAAATCTGTGGGGTCTGGTGTGTCTTCACTGCAAATGATGCAACTGTGAAAGGAGGAACTATTTATCCAATTGGAGTCAAGAAACAGTTAAGAGCTCAAGAAATAGCCATGCAGAACCGACTGTTATCTGTGTACCTTGTTGACAGCGGGGGAGCATTCCTGCCACTGCAG TCAGAGCTGTTTCCTGACAAGTCACACGGTGGCAGAGTTTTCTACAATGAAGCAATAATGTCTGCCATGAGAATCCCTCAG GTGGCAGTGGTGTGCGGCTCCTGTGTCGCTGGAGGTGCTTATGTTCCAACCATGACAGAAGAAGTTGTAATGATAGATAAAATCAGTACACTGTTCCTTGCTGGCCCACCTCTGGTAAAAGCTGCTACAGGAGAATGTGTCTCTCCTGAGGACCTAGGAGGAGCTAAACTTCACTCTAA AGTCAGTGGTTGTAGTGACCATTTTGCATCTTCAGAAAAGGAAGCCTATGAATGCGTTCGAAATATTATCTCTACATTGAATTATGATCCACTGCCAGAGGAGGTCATGGAGCATGACAGTCCTCTGTATAGTTCTGAAGAGCTCTTGGGACTGGCACCACAAGATTATAGGTGTACTCTTCCTGTAAAATTG attcTGAGCCGTCTGATGGATGGAAGCAGATTCCAGGAATTCAAGGCTAATTATGGAACAACATTAGTAACAGGATTTGGCCATGTGGAAGG GCACTTGGTGGGGATAGTGGCTAGCAATGGGGAGCTGTCTCATGATGCTTCTCTCAAGGGTAGCCATTTTGTACAGCTATGCAGTCAGCGGAGTGTTCCCATCCtctttttccaaaacactgcTCCACATACAGCAGAGCCAACAAGCATCTCACAG GCAGAGGCTCACTCCAACAGATTAAAAGCCCAGGCCTCCATGATGGCTGCTGTTGCTTGTGCTGCTGTTCCCAAAATAACCATTGTAATCGGTGGCTGTTACGGGAGTGAAAGTTATGTTATG tgtGGGAGATCATTCAGTCCAAACTTCCTGTTCTTGTGGCCTAATGCAAGAGTTGCTCTTGTGGATTCAAGACATTTCTGCACAGTCCCACAAGCTGGGGACAATGACTGTACAGCAGATGAATCAGAGCTAAAACGTCTGAAAGAAAA GCTAGAGGCAGAAAGCAGTGCATTTTACTCCTCTGCCAGACTCTGGGATGATGGTGTAATTCTACCTCAAAATACTAGAAAG gtgttaaatattttctgtggagTTTATGGGAACTTTGATAATGGAAGAGCAACGAGAAGTATTTTCTTGTACTAG
- the LOC142059053 gene encoding biotin-dependent 3-methylcrotonyl-coenzyme A carboxylase beta1 subunit-like isoform X1, with protein MPRRPGQARSRCLLRPRSPAGPGALPPPEGLPCPVLRVMWNTVTLCSLGRLPPKAASLLLPRLQTLNCVFERNYKDLCHGKQPTRILQNQGLKRTRDVLPCRLVSNKAKYRRYAKTYPVLDGRILSVYRHVFEENLRNSEAVIKRYSELLEMVSKGGGEDAILRHTQRNKKLFVRERLKLLLDDESFLELSPLAGLDMPYGDVPAAGCLTGIGKICGVWCVFTANDATVKGGTIYPIGVKKQLRAQEIAMQNRLLSVYLVDSGGAFLPLQSELFPDKSHGGRVFYNEAIMSAMRIPQVAVVCGSCVAGGAYVPTMTEEVVMIDKISTLFLAGPPLVKAATGECVSPEDLGGAKLHSKVSGCSDHFASSEKEAYECVRNIISTLNYDPLPEEVMEHDSPLYSSEELLGLAPQDYRCTLPVKLILSRLMDGSRFQEFKANYGTTLVTGFGHVEGHLVGIVASNGELSHDASLKGSHFVQLCSQRSVPILFFQNTAPHTAEPTSISQAEAHSNRLKAQASMMAAVACAAVPKITIVIGGCYGSESYVMCGRSFSPNFLFLWPNARVALVDSRHFCTVPQAGDNDCTADESELKRLKEKLEAESSAFYSSARLWDDGVILPQNTRKVIAQCLDIIEQQKYQVVPPHRHPVIRM; from the exons ATGCCTCGCAGGCCCGGCCAGGCCCGCTCCCGGTGTCTGCTGCGTCCCCGCAGCCCCGCGGGTCCCGGGGCGTTGCCGCCGCCCGAGGGGCTCCCCTGCCCGG ttCTTAGGGTCATGTGGAACACTGTCACCCTGTGCTCCCTTGGCAGACTGCCCCCCAAGGCCGCATCTCTGCTGCTTCCAAGGTTACAAACTTTAAATTGCGTGTTCGAAAGAAACTATAAGGACTTGTGTCATGGTAAACAACCCACACGCATACTGCAGAATCAGGGGTTGAAAAGGACACGCGATGTGCTTCCCTGCCGTTTAGTGAGtaataaagcaaaatacagaCGGTATGCAAAAACTTACCCTGTTTTAGATGGACGTATCCTGTCCGTGTATCGACATGTGTTTGAAGAAAATCTAAGGAACAGTGAGGCTGTTATTAAAAG gtaTTCAGAGTTGCTAGAGATGGTCAGtaaaggagggggagaagatGCCATCTTGCGTCATACTCAGAGAAACAAGAAGCTGTTTGTTCGTGAACGCCTGAAGTTGCTACTTGATGATGAGTCTTTTCTTGAGCTGTCTCCACTGGCAGGCCTCGATATGCCGTATGGTGATGTCCCTGCTGCTGGGTGCCTTACTG GAATTGGCAAAATCTGTGGGGTCTGGTGTGTCTTCACTGCAAATGATGCAACTGTGAAAGGAGGAACTATTTATCCAATTGGAGTCAAGAAACAGTTAAGAGCTCAAGAAATAGCCATGCAGAACCGACTGTTATCTGTGTACCTTGTTGACAGCGGGGGAGCATTCCTGCCACTGCAG TCAGAGCTGTTTCCTGACAAGTCACACGGTGGCAGAGTTTTCTACAATGAAGCAATAATGTCTGCCATGAGAATCCCTCAG GTGGCAGTGGTGTGCGGCTCCTGTGTCGCTGGAGGTGCTTATGTTCCAACCATGACAGAAGAAGTTGTAATGATAGATAAAATCAGTACACTGTTCCTTGCTGGCCCACCTCTGGTAAAAGCTGCTACAGGAGAATGTGTCTCTCCTGAGGACCTAGGAGGAGCTAAACTTCACTCTAA AGTCAGTGGTTGTAGTGACCATTTTGCATCTTCAGAAAAGGAAGCCTATGAATGCGTTCGAAATATTATCTCTACATTGAATTATGATCCACTGCCAGAGGAGGTCATGGAGCATGACAGTCCTCTGTATAGTTCTGAAGAGCTCTTGGGACTGGCACCACAAGATTATAGGTGTACTCTTCCTGTAAAATTG attcTGAGCCGTCTGATGGATGGAAGCAGATTCCAGGAATTCAAGGCTAATTATGGAACAACATTAGTAACAGGATTTGGCCATGTGGAAGG GCACTTGGTGGGGATAGTGGCTAGCAATGGGGAGCTGTCTCATGATGCTTCTCTCAAGGGTAGCCATTTTGTACAGCTATGCAGTCAGCGGAGTGTTCCCATCCtctttttccaaaacactgcTCCACATACAGCAGAGCCAACAAGCATCTCACAG GCAGAGGCTCACTCCAACAGATTAAAAGCCCAGGCCTCCATGATGGCTGCTGTTGCTTGTGCTGCTGTTCCCAAAATAACCATTGTAATCGGTGGCTGTTACGGGAGTGAAAGTTATGTTATG tgtGGGAGATCATTCAGTCCAAACTTCCTGTTCTTGTGGCCTAATGCAAGAGTTGCTCTTGTGGATTCAAGACATTTCTGCACAGTCCCACAAGCTGGGGACAATGACTGTACAGCAGATGAATCAGAGCTAAAACGTCTGAAAGAAAA GCTAGAGGCAGAAAGCAGTGCATTTTACTCCTCTGCCAGACTCTGGGATGATGGTGTAATTCTACCTCAAAATACTAGAAAG gtAATTGCACAGTGCTTAGATATTATAGAACAGCAGAAGTACCAGGTCGTACCTCCGCATCGGCATCCTGTCATCAGAATGTGA
- the LOC142059053 gene encoding biotin-dependent 3-methylcrotonyl-coenzyme A carboxylase beta1 subunit-like isoform X3: protein MWNTVTLCSLGRLPPKAASLLLPRLQTLNCVFERNYKDLCHGKQPTRILQNQGLKRTRDVLPCRLVSNKAKYRRYAKTYPVLDGRILSVYRHVFEENLRNSEAVIKRYSELLEMVSKGGGEDAILRHTQRNKKLFVRERLKLLLDDESFLELSPLAGLDMPYGDVPAAGCLTGIGKICGVWCVFTANDATVKGGTIYPIGVKKQLRAQEIAMQNRLLSVYLVDSGGAFLPLQSELFPDKSHGGRVFYNEAIMSAMRIPQVAVVCGSCVAGGAYVPTMTEEVVMIDKISTLFLAGPPLVKAATGECVSPEDLGGAKLHSKVSGCSDHFASSEKEAYECVRNIISTLNYDPLPEEVMEHDSPLYSSEELLGLAPQDYRCTLPVKLILSRLMDGSRFQEFKANYGTTLVTGFGHVEGHLVGIVASNGELSHDASLKGSHFVQLCSQRSVPILFFQNTAPHTAEPTSISQAEAHSNRLKAQASMMAAVACAAVPKITIVIGGCYGSESYVMCGRSFSPNFLFLWPNARVALVDSRHFCTVPQAGDNDCTADESELKRLKEKLEAESSAFYSSARLWDDGVILPQNTRKVIAQCLDIIEQQKYQVVPPHRHPVIRM, encoded by the exons ATGTGGAACACTGTCACCCTGTGCTCCCTTGGCAGACTGCCCCCCAAGGCCGCATCTCTGCTGCTTCCAAGGTTACAAACTTTAAATTGCGTGTTCGAAAGAAACTATAAGGACTTGTGTCATGGTAAACAACCCACACGCATACTGCAGAATCAGGGGTTGAAAAGGACACGCGATGTGCTTCCCTGCCGTTTAGTGAGtaataaagcaaaatacagaCGGTATGCAAAAACTTACCCTGTTTTAGATGGACGTATCCTGTCCGTGTATCGACATGTGTTTGAAGAAAATCTAAGGAACAGTGAGGCTGTTATTAAAAG gtaTTCAGAGTTGCTAGAGATGGTCAGtaaaggagggggagaagatGCCATCTTGCGTCATACTCAGAGAAACAAGAAGCTGTTTGTTCGTGAACGCCTGAAGTTGCTACTTGATGATGAGTCTTTTCTTGAGCTGTCTCCACTGGCAGGCCTCGATATGCCGTATGGTGATGTCCCTGCTGCTGGGTGCCTTACTG GAATTGGCAAAATCTGTGGGGTCTGGTGTGTCTTCACTGCAAATGATGCAACTGTGAAAGGAGGAACTATTTATCCAATTGGAGTCAAGAAACAGTTAAGAGCTCAAGAAATAGCCATGCAGAACCGACTGTTATCTGTGTACCTTGTTGACAGCGGGGGAGCATTCCTGCCACTGCAG TCAGAGCTGTTTCCTGACAAGTCACACGGTGGCAGAGTTTTCTACAATGAAGCAATAATGTCTGCCATGAGAATCCCTCAG GTGGCAGTGGTGTGCGGCTCCTGTGTCGCTGGAGGTGCTTATGTTCCAACCATGACAGAAGAAGTTGTAATGATAGATAAAATCAGTACACTGTTCCTTGCTGGCCCACCTCTGGTAAAAGCTGCTACAGGAGAATGTGTCTCTCCTGAGGACCTAGGAGGAGCTAAACTTCACTCTAA AGTCAGTGGTTGTAGTGACCATTTTGCATCTTCAGAAAAGGAAGCCTATGAATGCGTTCGAAATATTATCTCTACATTGAATTATGATCCACTGCCAGAGGAGGTCATGGAGCATGACAGTCCTCTGTATAGTTCTGAAGAGCTCTTGGGACTGGCACCACAAGATTATAGGTGTACTCTTCCTGTAAAATTG attcTGAGCCGTCTGATGGATGGAAGCAGATTCCAGGAATTCAAGGCTAATTATGGAACAACATTAGTAACAGGATTTGGCCATGTGGAAGG GCACTTGGTGGGGATAGTGGCTAGCAATGGGGAGCTGTCTCATGATGCTTCTCTCAAGGGTAGCCATTTTGTACAGCTATGCAGTCAGCGGAGTGTTCCCATCCtctttttccaaaacactgcTCCACATACAGCAGAGCCAACAAGCATCTCACAG GCAGAGGCTCACTCCAACAGATTAAAAGCCCAGGCCTCCATGATGGCTGCTGTTGCTTGTGCTGCTGTTCCCAAAATAACCATTGTAATCGGTGGCTGTTACGGGAGTGAAAGTTATGTTATG tgtGGGAGATCATTCAGTCCAAACTTCCTGTTCTTGTGGCCTAATGCAAGAGTTGCTCTTGTGGATTCAAGACATTTCTGCACAGTCCCACAAGCTGGGGACAATGACTGTACAGCAGATGAATCAGAGCTAAAACGTCTGAAAGAAAA GCTAGAGGCAGAAAGCAGTGCATTTTACTCCTCTGCCAGACTCTGGGATGATGGTGTAATTCTACCTCAAAATACTAGAAAG gtAATTGCACAGTGCTTAGATATTATAGAACAGCAGAAGTACCAGGTCGTACCTCCGCATCGGCATCCTGTCATCAGAATGTGA